TAAAGTTCTTTCATAAAAATAAACCATAATTGTCAGCCCCACTCAGTCAGGAATCATATAGGTGAAGAAAGAAGCTAGTATAATGTGTACCCATTTTGCACCGATCATTATTTCTGCGTTTATGACATTATCTCCGCATAGAGTAAGTTTTATTATTTGCACCCATTCAACGGCGCGTAGCCTCATGTTCTTTCTTGTTGATTTGGTGTACGACCAATCAGGTATAGCTGAAGCCAGCTCAGAGATGTCATCATCTTTGACTTCAAAATGTATCGTGGCACCCTAGCTAATCTTGCAATTAATGACTTGGAGAGCAAGGCCGGAACCTCAAGCAACctccttcagagttcagacagatcgatcgatcgatcgtgcATCCGTCTAAACTCGAACAGTACGTCCACGAGCCTCATAAATTGAACCACCAACCACACCAATAGAGCACAACACCACCACCCAAGCTGCACAAACCAACCGGCAGAAATGTGGAACCCCAagcccctcctcctcgtcatctcGCTCTGCATCTCTGCCTTGTCACCATGCACAGCGGCCACCGGCGGCAAGCCCCTGGTCACGGCCGTCACCAAGGACGCGGCCACCTCCCTCTACACCGCGCCCCTTAAGGACGGCCGCCCGCTCGTCCTCGACCTCTCCGGCCCGGTGATCTCGCTGACGACGTGCTCCTCCAAGAACGGGACGGTCACGACGCTCTCCGCCAACGCCACGAACGGCGCGAACCCGCTGTTCCCGGTGTCCTTCTCCGCCGTGGCCTCCTGCGCGCCGGGGCAGCCTAACCTGCCGGCGggcgccgtcggcgtcgcgggGCTCGCGCCCTCGACCCAGTCCTTCCTCGCTCAGGTCGCGCGCACGCAGAAGGtcgccaacaagctcgccctcTGCCTCCCGAGCGACGGCAAGATCACGACCGGCAACAGCGTGGGCGTGGCCATCTACGGCGGGGGTCCCTTGATCTTCCCGGACCGGGGCGACTTCACGACGATGCTCGCCGGCACGGCTCCGCTAGTCGGGTTCAACGGATCCCCCGGGTACTTCATCTCCGCCACCGGCATCGCCGTGGAGCAAAGCCTCGCCGGCAACCCCGGGACGCTCGTGGTCGGACTGAGCACGACGGCCCCGTACACGGCGCTCCGCCCCGACGTGTACGACCCGTTCATGAAGGCATTCGACCAGGCCGCGACCGGATCCAACTTCCCGTGGATGACGAGGGTCGCCTCCGTCGCACCGTTCGAACGGTGCTATGACTCGACGAAACTGCCGCCGACGAGGCTCGGCTACGCCGTGCCGCAGATAGAGTTCGTCCTCAAGAGCGGGAGCAACTACTCGGTGGTGGGCGGCAACTCCATGGTGCAGGTGAACGTCAACACGGCCTGCCTCGGGTTCGTCAAGGCGTCCGgccaggcgccggcggcgattATCGGTGGGTTCCAGATGGAGAACCGCCTGCTGGTGCTCGACGCGGAGAAGAAGACCCTCGGCTTCACCACGTTCCTCAACGGGGTAGGGCTTTCATGCAGTAACTTCAATTTCACCCTTGCCGCCTAGTGGGTCGGTGAATCTCGATCCTGTACTGTATTGTAACAAGAACTTTCGCTGTGTATCAATAAATTGGGAATAAATTGGAGTGTTCCAGAATTGATCATACGGATTAACATCCTCCCAACAGATTGTGCCACCTATTCATCCCGTTGATGGTTTTGGCCTTTTCATTCTATTATTACCCGGATCTCATCTCATTATGGGCCTGTTTGAATATGACTGGTGTACTGCAGACAAAAGATACGGCCACGTTTGACTCATGGATTAGGGTACACGTGTGCCGGCTAGGTGTATTTTTTTGAGAACACATCTGACTAGTCCGTACGGTGTCGAGTGTCTAGTAGCTAAGGGCTTGTTAGTTTCCAATTTGGTGGTaccaaaattggcattttgctataaatgcgcaactgtagcgcttcgtttgtatttgtgaattattgtccaaatattgactaattaggctcaaaagattcgtcttgcaaagtacaataaaactgtgcaattagtttttgatttcgtctacatttagtactccatgcatgtaccgcaagtttgatgtgatgggaaatcttctttttgcatagtgtcaaagttggaagtttttGCAACGGCAGTCTAGGTTGCTTGGGAGTACAAGTTTAATTTTTCCTTGGAAGAATGCTACCGTGGACAATGTTGGGCAGGATCGGCAGCCGCCGTGGAAGAGTTGGCTAGGGCACATGAAGGGGTGTTCAATATGGCGAAGCAGCATCCTGGCTGCGAGAGTAAGCGAGTAGTGAATTATCGCAACCGGCGTAGTTGTAGCTATAGCATGAACCTCCGAAACACAAAAGAGGAATCACTTGTCAAATGAACCGAAGTAAACCTTCTGTGATTCCATTTCTTTCCTGAAGCACACGTGTATACAGACTAACAACTGCAAACCATTAGTAAGCATATAACGAAACATTATCACTCCTAAGGCCGATCCATATGCAGCCTCTCCCCGACTTTTCCCCATCTACAGTAGCCAGCGGGCGGAAAAGGCGACTCGGAGGCGGATCTCCTTGCCGGCGCGATTCCGCCGGCCCCTTTCCTCTCCGGCGGCCGGATaggcgccggagagggaggagggccgGGGAATCGTCGTGTGGCTTTGTATAGGGTAGGTAGGTTTATATCTATGCCTAGGGTTTGCTCGCCGACTGTGACGACGGCGGAGCTAGGTTTTCCGGGAGCGGCGGCTATGGCGGAGCTGCTCCGGCGGCAAATAAGGATCCTCCCCGACGTCGACGGTGGTCCTTCCGTCTTCCTTGGTGAGGATTTTGTGAGGTCAGTGAGCCTCCCCTTTGCCGGAGATTGGTTGTCGACTCTTCCGTCCGTTTTTGGTCCTTAGTTGGAGTCGACGATGAATCTTGTGCGGCTTCTCTTCCTTCTGCTGGCGGCTGTTGTTGGTGGCGCGGTGGAGTGGATTTGTTGGGGCTTCCGAGGGCTCGGAtgtcctccttcttcttcttcgttctcGGAGTTCTGGTTGTTGGTTTCCTTTTCTGGATTGCTGGAGCTGCGTCTCCGAGTTCCTGGGCGCGTGAAGGCGAGTGGAAGTCCTGAATCGACGAGTCCGACGGCTGATGTGTGGTTACCGAGTATGTGCTGCAGCTTTCCTTTGTTTGGAGTCCGATCTTCGATTTGGACGGGTGCGGGGGGAGGTTTGGAGCTCTGGGCCACAGCTTGGGGATCGGATGGGAGTCCTCAGCTCGatctgaggaggaagaagagcagtaGGGTCCTGTTTGTAATTTTCTGGTTCCTCAGGGTCCGTTGTGTAAGAGAAGGGTGTACTGTGCTGTCTTTTATCTTTTAATATATGTTACATCCCTTTTcgcagaaaaaaagaaacattatcACTACTAGATAACCAAAATAATAAATTTCCCAAAATCCATGACTATTTTAAAAAACAACAAAGAAGGAGATACATAAATCACCCTACCGACGGCAGATAGCCAGATCACTATCTCCTTGGTCGGTGGTGTCCGTGTTTCCGATCTGGTCAAGGTCAACAAAAACGACATGAACTCTGAAAACGATGGGATCGTGAATATGCGGAACGCGTGCTGCGCTTAATTCTGAACAAGGGTGCATGGGCAGTAATGCTTTTTATTTTTACTAGCAAAAATACTAGAGACCGCCGTGCAAATAGCTTGGCTAGATTTATTAAGTTTATCTTTTTGAAAACATTATAAATTTATGACTGATCTATACATAGTTTAAAGATTTTCTTGATGAATTTATCAAACACACTTGCATATGCTTTTTCGTATTATGCTTCCACGTCCTCTCTTTTAATAAATTGTTATTAGTGTCATCAGTTGGGAGAAAACCTGAAAATAAGAGCAAAACGCGGAAAATGGAGGTTATGTTTTACTTCAATTTGTATGGGTCTATTACCACGAGTGTAGTCCTTGACCGGAGAAGACGTGTCTCTAACGACTAAGCTCCTGTCTAAACGAGAgcaagggcctgttcgcttcagcttattcagccggcttatcagccaccaaacagtattttcctctcacaacaaattagccgtttcagcttttcagccggcttataagctgaagcgaacaggcccttggCGAAGACGTGCACATCATCCACGATGGAATAACTCCGATTAACAGATGGGGACGGCCAATTGAGGACGGCCACAAGTGAGCAAGGTTCTGACACGACGGGACCATGCCCTTGCCCATAGGGGTGTAGCCAAAAactcatttttttcattgtttGGGGGCAGTAGTgcttttttttccaaaatttagTTGAATTCAAAAATTTAACCCGGGGGTGCCTTCCCCCTCCCTCCGGAACCTATCCTGAATACCTCAGGCCCGTGACCGGGCAACAATCAGGCGTGGCCTAACGTCACAAGAGTCAGGTGCATCCTTATTCTTTACAATGATCAGCACCATACAAACGATGGGACACACAATAGTGGCCCTGCAAGGAGTAGGGCGACATGATGGGCCATGTTGGCAGTGTTACACCTAAACCCCCGCATGGGCGCATATGGCGCGGACGGGACGGAGAGACGGAGTCGTGACGATGGCGAGCCTGCCACTACCGGCTAACATATAAGAcacctccctttctttttttttaaccccACTCCCGCCTACCTGTAAGGGGAAACGGGAAAATCCAGgtacttttatcccggttaactTTAGATCGAGACTATAGGTACTTTTAATCCCATATCAAAAAAGTGCCACCGAAGGCCACCATGAGGAGGGaggatttagtcccggttgtaaagatcaaccgggactaaagcctccctaatcccggttgtaacggctaaaaAACTCTCATCGACGCCTTTGTTTCGGTTGGAATTttcaaaagggggtcttttgtctcggttggaaattccaaccgggactaaatctccTCCCCTGTAAATCCAgaaactcttcttcctcccccagccAGAGCCACTCCACCTGATCGAGAGCTTCATCCTCCtttccatggcgagcaagcaaccttaggggaggtgctgatcaaatttttttcctcatttccatgaggatttcactcatccaaagtgttgtgaaggttagctacttcatcctctcttcatttattgttactatgctttgttttatgctttatagagggagaaaaatgagttttttagaatgagagagaatggagaggatttttatttatacatgtttttgagctagaatttgacggatagcttgcttgttcgTATTAATTAAAACAACtcgatcaatattaggtatgggaaaaaatagagcaaatttatttttattatttagtcattgcaataaaattaaggtaaataaattgtaggtgtaagaaatagaatttggtcattgctacaatttttcatgtcactgtaatttaacaataattgtatttctttgaccaataatttatttatctcatgtttattgtaagaactaaatattataaacacacttACTCAATTTTtccccctacctaatattgatcaagttcttaatgtaatacgaagccctatgttcatttttcacgtaatacaatgcagatggaccggcaatggatgtaccacctccactcctccaatcccagagaacAGTGTTTGCACATGGCataatgtgcttacactattctttgcacataactcaatcttttacgaagtctatggagagtcatctccgctcctccagtaccagaaaataatggtagaacagaaaaGCTTTGAATCCAcaaactcgggctgaatatcataaaagaatcttgaaatagtactccaaatgccttttggagcctaattctcataatagaattATGCTGGCCCAATATCCTCTTTAGGCAGAGATCTGTTCACAGACCTTGACCTagcggcttttggttggttttggcttgccaataTGGGCCATGCTCAAtgaacagatcttttgcctggacgggctattgtgtgtgtgccaccatacttctattatgagaatgtggcacttgctccaaaagatgtttggacaattattttaagattccttaatgatattcagcccgagtacGTGGAttcgaagatcttctgttgtaccattattttctggtattggatatgtggaggtgactctcgatagatttcgtagaagattgagttatgtgtagagatggcttggagggagaacattctgctatgttgtagtattattttaggataattgactacgtgaacTAAAGTGCAgagcgtctgtaatctttagtgtatatgtatctttattttcttgttATGAGTGTAATCTTTATATGTATATTTAGTGAATttatgaatgttgattggtgtaattttcatatcaattgtttttatcttatataaaggttgattggtgtaaattatgaatattgatcaagttctttatctaatacgaaaacctatgtccatttctcacgtaataatttatttacctaatattttttgcaaagactaaatattataatcacattaactctatttttctcctacctaatattgatcaagttctttatctaatatgaagaccTGTGTACATTTCTCACGTAACACGATGTAGATGGACCGACACTAGATGTATAACACGGACAGACGGACTAAGaaatttgttgatggcttgcattattttcttgaagtggccaaagccaataAGCTAGAGAacggattcatatgttgtccatgcttccaatgcagtagcAAGAAGGACTACTTTTCCTGGAGGACtgttcacaaccacttgtttagatacggtttcatgcctaactatttggtgtgaaccaagcacggtgaaagaggggttataatggaagacgatgaagaagaggaggatgataacaacattctggATTGGGCTATAGgctaagcttttgcagatatTATAATGGGCAAGGTTGGTGAAGATGAGTATGTAGAAGATAGCCCTATTGATAATCTTGGTTAGGTGCTACGgaatgcacacagagattgcgaaactaagaaggaatcagaaaagttgcagcgcatgattaatgatcataaaaattgttatacccagattgcaagcaagggcataaaaaactgggtaccataCTAGAactgctgcaatggaaggcaaaaaatggtgtgtctgataaggcatttcaagggatattgaaaattgtaaagaatatTATTCcaaagaataatgaattactatccacaatatatgaagctaaacatattatttgccctctaggattggaggttcagaagatacatgcatgccctaatgactgcatcctctatcgtggtgatgaatacgagaaattggatgcttgtcctatgTGTGGAGCACTGCGGTTTAAGATCAAATGAGATGATCCTGGTAATGTcaaggggcagcctcccaagaagagagttcccacgaaggtgatgtggtatttccctataataccatgtttaaagcgtttgttcagaaagaGGGTGAATGCTAaattgatgcgatggcacaaataAGAACGTAAGCAAAATGAGATGCTAAGACACCCCAcggatggggcccagtggagatcaattgatagagtaTTCCTGGACTTcaaaagtgatgcaaggaacataaggtttggttgaagtactaatggattcaatccatttggtgagttgaatagtggtcatagtacttggcctatgaccctatgtatg
Above is a genomic segment from Setaria viridis chromosome 4, Setaria_viridis_v4.0, whole genome shotgun sequence containing:
- the LOC117851530 gene encoding chitinase CLP-like gives rise to the protein MWNPKPLLLVISLCISALSPCTAATGGKPLVTAVTKDAATSLYTAPLKDGRPLVLDLSGPVISLTTCSSKNGTVTTLSANATNGANPLFPVSFSAVASCAPGQPNLPAGAVGVAGLAPSTQSFLAQVARTQKVANKLALCLPSDGKITTGNSVGVAIYGGGPLIFPDRGDFTTMLAGTAPLVGFNGSPGYFISATGIAVEQSLAGNPGTLVVGLSTTAPYTALRPDVYDPFMKAFDQAATGSNFPWMTRVASVAPFERCYDSTKLPPTRLGYAVPQIEFVLKSGSNYSVVGGNSMVQVNVNTACLGFVKASGQAPAAIIGGFQMENRLLVLDAEKKTLGFTTFLNGVGLSCSNFNFTLAA